In Sphingobacterium sp. SYP-B4668, the sequence ATGTGGCTCATGGTACATCACGGGGATGATTTTTTGCGCCGTCCAGTCCACCAGATTTTTGGACGAAGCATAACCGATGCCTTTCTCCGTCCAGCTAATGGTAAATACCATATGAAATAAACCGTCGGCCCCTCTGATGATGCAGGGATCGCGCATGAGTTTATCCGGTCCGAGTATCGGTTCTAAAATCGATCGATCATCTTTTAGTGCCTTCCATAATAAACCGTCATGGCTATAGGCAAGATGTAATCCATCCTGCCCATTGTCTTTAAAGTAACTAAAAAGGTAAACGGTATCTTGTAGAGCCATGAGCTGATTGGACACGAAGAACAACCAAGCGAATAAAACCAAACGTTTCAATATAGATATTTTTAGAAGTATGTACTTATCCAATGGATCTACCAATTATCCGATCGAAACGGAGAAACAGGAAGACCACGACTATTGAAAAGATTAGGCATAGCAATCTCTGAAAATCCAAAACGAACGGCTACAGGATTTTTCACCTCTGATGATTGAATAATCAACTTATTCCCTTTGACACTGCCTTTCGCAGCATGAAAGACTTTATCTGCACCCGCAATCTGTAAATCCGTAACATCGCCATTGGCCTTTAGATTACCATCTAGATTATAAAAAGTGACCTCAATGGAATTGCCTTTCACTTCACTGGATTGGTAAATTGGTGATTTATAGTCTTTGATATTGTGTTTGTAAATGTCGACCAAAGCCATTTCGGAAAGACGTAGGGCCACTTCCCTTTTTTGCGTTGGATGTATATCCTTTATATTATCGACCAAATCAGTAACGACCACCATCCCTGTATTCCGTAGCTCTAAGGCTGTTTTAGCTTGTTGTTCTCGTAGATAGGCAGCTAGGGGGGCTTGGTTATTATACGTGTAAGGAGCGATCTGAACAAAGTAGAACGGAAAATCATGGTTCCAAGCCGAACGCCATGCATTGACCATGGTCTTCATCAATTTATCGTATCCCTGCCATGAGCCTACGTTACTTTCCCCTTGATACCAAAATGCTGCCGTAAGATTGTATCCCACAAAAGGAGAAATCATACCATTCCAAAGGACACCTGGTTGATTGGGGCGGTAGTCAGACACGCCTTGCATTTTAGACTTCTCCAATAAGAGAGGATCATGATTTATTAAATAAGAAGGTGTCCAAACTTCAGCAGGAGTCCCCCCCCAACTTGAGTTGATGACACCAATGGGAACATTTTCCTTGGCGTTGATTTCCTTGGCTATAAAATATCCAATAGCAGAGAAGGGCTTCAATGTTTCGGCATTCAATACAGTCCAAGAGTTAGGCAATTGTTCTTGCGCGGCTCCTGCTCCTGCACGACTAACTTGCAGTAAGCGAATATTTGGATTATTAGCTGAGGGTAATTCATCGATAATTTCTTTCAAATTTTGATTGCCACCCCATTCCATGTTGGACTGTCCAGAACATAGAAAGACATCACCCAATAGGACATCTTGCAATGTCTGATTCTCACCATTCAGGCTTACATCAATTTGATAAGGTCCCCCAGCTTTGCCCGCAGGTAAGACAACTTTCCATTGTCCATTTGGATCGACTTTTGCAGTAATAGCTTCCTGTGACCAACTGACTTTAATTTGAATCTGTCCTCCAGCACCTCCCCAACCCCAAAAATTAATAGGAGTATTGCGCTGTAAGACCATATGATTAGAGAAAAAATTTGGTAACCTCAGTTGTGCAAGTCCCTCTTGGGCAATTGCAAATAGCAGGGCGAAACATAGCGTAATATGTTTTAGGATATTCATGACCGTAGATTTAGGTTTACTAGCTGTAAATGTACAAAAATCAAAAATAAAAACCGTCCTGTACCACTAGTTTGTGGCTAAGTTAGTTGTAAAATTTTTGAGATTATTTATTGATTAGAGAAAAGAGAATCGGTGTACGGTGACCGGAAAGAGGACATTCCTTCTGGCGATAGGTAGCGTGGAGACATTCAAAATGACAGCACATCGTCACACTATACAACATCAAGACAAATAACATATGATTGTTAAAACTCTTAGAAATACACTTAAATTTGGCCTGCTAAATTGCATTAGCAAAGTGGCATCTTCATCAACTTAATAGCGCAAAATAATATGGAAAAGAAAAGTGCTTTAACATTTACTCTTAGTGTAATAGCAATCATCTTGGGAGTGACACTGTACCGAAAGTTTGATTTTGAAACGCTACGTTTCGAAAAACCCGGGCTAGCGATTATTTACATCATCACGCTTATTATCTCCATCATTTTTTTGTTATGGAATAGAAAAAAGAAATAACCTGTATCGGATACAAGTACCTACACTCGTGCCATCCATCAATACCCTCGTCTATCATTCAGAAGGATGTGAATAAGAGCATTACTAGATAAACTTGTAATTATCTTGAAGGATAGGATTATCTCAATCTATTTTCTATCTTAGGTAAATTAAATCATTAACCAATGAAATACCTGCTCATACTGATCGGTTTGTGTACGCAAGTTTGTATAGCACAAAAAATGGCAACCTTCCACTTCGTTATAAACAAAAACGAGACAAGCAGCAAAAAAACCTATTACGTCACGCTACAACAACTCAAGAAACTATCAAAAGACAAGAATCTGATGGAGCTAAGGGTAGATGGTCTTGACATGGAGGATAAAGGAGGAGTCGATCGTACATTTTCTACTGGAGATTTAGGCCAAGGAAAAAACTTTATGAGTTCGACTTCGGCAATTACCGACATCTATGCTTTGAAAAAGCCGTTGCAATTTACAGTCAACAGGGGCATGGTCAATATCGATTCCCTTAAATGGAAAGATGAAATCAAACAACAGCTTAAAGATTGGGCAATCAAAGAGGACGTGATAGCCAGCATATCGGCCAACACATTTTCGGAGTTGTCAAACCTCGTACATTCTCTATATTTTTCGAAACTGCCTGTATTAGATGGAACAACAGCCAACGACGTAAACATAACCGAAGACGGCGTAACATATCATATCCTCAAACGGAATAAATCTATGGTATCACTCAACTATACCAAAGCAGATAGTACCTCAATACTGGAAGGAAATGCCAGCTTTGACCCGAAAACGAACCTGGTGGATATCGGAAATCGGAACGTAACCTATTCCTTTTTGGTGGAAGGCGGACAAAGAATAAAAAATTATAATAATCTATCAATTCGGCGATCGGGCAAATACTACTCAAAAGCAATCGAAGACGATTATTATGAGATGATTGTGAATGGTAGTTATTGGAGCAGTGCATTAGGTCAACAAGACAAAACAGATAGCTTGAAATTGTTCCAATATATCGAGTTGTATGAGCCGAAATATGCAAAAAATCCTGAATATGTGACCACTAAATTAAGGCATCTGCAAAGCTTTGGAGACTACAAGATATACGAAAAAGCTTTAAAGAGTATATCTCCAAATCTAATTGCACATACTTCCCACCTCAGCAACAAGTTATCCTT encodes:
- a CDS encoding sialate O-acetylesterase — encoded protein: MNILKHITLCFALLFAIAQEGLAQLRLPNFFSNHMVLQRNTPINFWGWGGAGGQIQIKVSWSQEAITAKVDPNGQWKVVLPAGKAGGPYQIDVSLNGENQTLQDVLLGDVFLCSGQSNMEWGGNQNLKEIIDELPSANNPNIRLLQVSRAGAGAAQEQLPNSWTVLNAETLKPFSAIGYFIAKEINAKENVPIGVINSSWGGTPAEVWTPSYLINHDPLLLEKSKMQGVSDYRPNQPGVLWNGMISPFVGYNLTAAFWYQGESNVGSWQGYDKLMKTMVNAWRSAWNHDFPFYFVQIAPYTYNNQAPLAAYLREQQAKTALELRNTGMVVVTDLVDNIKDIHPTQKREVALRLSEMALVDIYKHNIKDYKSPIYQSSEVKGNSIEVTFYNLDGNLKANGDVTDLQIAGADKVFHAAKGSVKGNKLIIQSSEVKNPVAVRFGFSEIAMPNLFNSRGLPVSPFRSDNW